Proteins from a single region of Lycium ferocissimum isolate CSIRO_LF1 unplaced genomic scaffold, AGI_CSIRO_Lferr_CH_V1 ctg10053, whole genome shotgun sequence:
- the LOC132041378 gene encoding uncharacterized protein LOC132041378, whose product MSPYEALYGRRCRSLIGWFEPTKVELLGPDSVHEAIEKVNLIVQRLKTAQSRQKSYTDMRRRELEFAVSDKVFLKVSPMKGDIEIDEALSYEEEPVQILDRQVRRLRIKDVAS is encoded by the exons ATGTctccttatgaggctctttatgggaggcgttGTCGGTCTctaattggttggtttgaaccaaCAAAAGTGGAGTTGTTGGGTCCCGATTCAGTTCATGAGGCGATTGAGAAGGTAAATCTTATTGTGCAGCGACTGAAGACcgctcagagtagacaaaagtcttatacAGACATGAGGCGTAGGGAGTTAGAATTTGCTGTTAGTGAcaaggttttcttgaaagtgtcacctatgaaggggg ATATTGAAATTGATGAAGCtctgtcttatgaagaagaaccagttCAGATTTTAGATcgtcaagttagaaggttgagaaTAAAGGATGTAGCATCG